In the genome of Flaviflexus ciconiae, one region contains:
- the efp gene encoding elongation factor P, protein MATSNDLKNGMVLVIDNGLWSVVEFQHVKPGKGPAFVRTKLKNVLTGKTVDKTLNAGVKVETATVDRRDMQYLYNDGTDFVFMDMETYDQLPISPEVVGDAKNFLLENQMAIVAQHEGQVLFIELPSSVVLEITYTEPGLQGDRSSAGTKPATLETGYEIQVPLFLNENTKVKVDTRTGEYLGRATD, encoded by the coding sequence GTGGCAACCTCGAACGATCTCAAGAACGGCATGGTGCTCGTCATCGACAACGGGCTCTGGTCCGTTGTCGAATTCCAGCACGTCAAGCCTGGCAAGGGTCCGGCCTTCGTCCGCACGAAGCTGAAGAACGTCCTGACCGGCAAGACTGTCGACAAGACGCTGAACGCCGGCGTCAAGGTTGAGACCGCGACCGTTGACCGCAGGGACATGCAGTACCTCTACAACGACGGTACCGACTTCGTGTTCATGGACATGGAGACCTACGATCAGCTGCCGATCAGCCCCGAGGTCGTTGGCGACGCCAAGAATTTCCTGCTCGAGAACCAGATGGCGATTGTTGCTCAGCACGAGGGCCAGGTTCTCTTTATTGAGCTTCCCTCGTCCGTGGTCCTTGAGATCACCTACACGGAGCCCGGCCTTCAGGGCGATCGCTCCTCGGCAGGTACAAAGCCCGCTACCCTCGAAACCGGCTACGAGATCCAGGTTCCCCTGTTCCTCAACGAGAACACCAAGGTCAAGGTCGATACCCGCACGGGTGAGTACCTCGGTCGCGCCACCGACTAG
- a CDS encoding shikimate kinase, whose translation MIILVGPVGSGAHELANELSGRGLTVADANKHVEEKSGLSLSDISITRGAEAYNKAERESSLAALESGKDVVVLSSGALGNSLEDEKGTEVRAKISELVASGATKYFLTAEAKVLMERAGLNVPRSVAIGSPRSTFLTQLKAREAVYAAEAEKVDTSSGDWEALALRITGQ comes from the coding sequence ATGATCATTCTTGTCGGTCCCGTCGGTAGTGGAGCACACGAACTCGCCAATGAACTGAGTGGGCGCGGCCTGACCGTTGCCGACGCGAACAAACACGTCGAAGAAAAGTCGGGTTTGTCCCTGTCGGATATTTCCATCACCCGCGGTGCGGAGGCCTATAACAAGGCTGAACGGGAAAGCTCGCTCGCTGCCCTTGAATCCGGTAAGGACGTCGTCGTGCTGAGCTCCGGGGCTCTTGGCAACTCCCTCGAGGACGAGAAGGGAACCGAAGTACGGGCCAAGATCTCCGAACTCGTTGCCAGCGGAGCGACGAAGTACTTCCTCACCGCCGAGGCAAAGGTGTTGATGGAAAGGGCCGGTCTCAACGTTCCCCGGTCCGTAGCGATCGGCTCGCCCCGCTCCACGTTCCTCACTCAGCTCAAGGCCCGCGAGGCCGTCTACGCTGCCGAGGCTGAGAAAGTCGATACGAGTTCAGGCGACTGGGAAGCACTGGCATTGCGCATCACCGGCCAATAG
- the aroC gene encoding chorismate synthase gives MTAGESHGPALVGVVEGLPAGIEVQSKDISSALARRRLGAGRGSRQKFEQDELEILAGIRHGKTMGSPIALVIRNSEWPKWTAVMNPDPVDPAELLIDAGTGDEREISRNKKLTRPRPGHADLVGMMKYGFDEARPVLERASARETATRVALGEIAARFLDQAAGIQLVSHVVGVGSVEVPEDADKPWPGDVEKLDADPARCFDAETSEAIQEEIRRAKKDGDTLGGVVEVLAYGMPPGLGSYISGKARLDSKLAQALMGIQAVKGVEVGDGFTTATRPGSEAHDEIVVKDGRIVRKTNRAGGTEGGMSNGEVLRVRAALKPISTVPRALATIDTETGEATTAIHQRSDTSAVVPAAVIAEAMVALTLAEALLDKTGGDSVAEVRRNLAGYLSNRAEHLS, from the coding sequence ATGACTGCAGGAGAATCGCACGGCCCCGCACTCGTCGGAGTGGTGGAGGGCTTGCCCGCCGGTATTGAGGTTCAGAGTAAGGATATTAGCTCTGCCCTTGCCCGCCGCCGGCTCGGAGCCGGCCGCGGCTCGCGCCAGAAGTTCGAGCAGGACGAGCTCGAGATACTCGCCGGTATCCGCCACGGTAAGACCATGGGTTCCCCCATTGCCCTTGTCATTCGCAATAGCGAATGGCCGAAGTGGACCGCTGTCATGAACCCCGACCCCGTCGATCCCGCCGAGCTTCTCATTGATGCTGGAACGGGTGACGAGCGGGAGATCTCCCGCAACAAGAAACTGACTCGCCCCCGCCCGGGACATGCCGACCTGGTCGGCATGATGAAGTACGGCTTCGACGAAGCCCGGCCGGTGCTCGAGCGCGCCTCCGCCCGAGAGACCGCAACCCGGGTTGCTCTCGGCGAGATTGCTGCTCGTTTCCTCGATCAGGCTGCCGGTATTCAGCTCGTCTCCCACGTTGTAGGAGTCGGCTCGGTCGAAGTTCCCGAGGATGCTGACAAGCCGTGGCCGGGCGACGTGGAGAAGCTCGACGCCGATCCTGCCCGTTGCTTTGATGCCGAGACGTCGGAGGCCATCCAGGAGGAGATCCGCCGGGCAAAGAAGGACGGGGATACTCTTGGCGGCGTGGTTGAGGTCCTTGCCTACGGCATGCCTCCCGGCCTCGGCTCCTACATTTCCGGCAAGGCCCGTCTGGACAGCAAGCTCGCTCAGGCCCTCATGGGGATCCAAGCAGTAAAGGGTGTTGAGGTTGGCGACGGCTTCACCACCGCAACGCGCCCAGGTTCCGAAGCCCACGACGAGATCGTGGTCAAGGATGGCCGTATCGTTCGCAAGACGAACCGCGCAGGTGGAACCGAGGGCGGCATGTCCAACGGTGAGGTGTTGCGCGTCCGCGCGGCACTCAAGCCGATCTCCACAGTGCCGCGTGCTCTTGCCACGATCGACACGGAGACCGGTGAGGCAACGACCGCTATCCACCAGCGTTCCGATACCTCAGCGGTTGTTCCGGCAGCCGTTATCGCCGAGGCCATGGTTGCACTGACTCTGGCGGAGGCGCTTCTCGACAAAACAGGGGGTGACTCCGTCGCTGAAGTTCGGCGTAACCTTGCCGGTTACTTGAGCAACCGCGCGGAGCACCTTTCATGA
- a CDS encoding shikimate dehydrogenase family protein — MKAGIAGYPVDHSLSPQIHNAAYRDLGVDIEYGRYPTKLEDLDSLIKKLDSSWAGLSLTMPLKQGVIEKLDFVDGLAKTVGAVNTVCVQPTGGQIVGFNTDVYGIAQSVREAGDLSTPSAMILGARATASSALAACVELGAKEHLTIAARNHGGPGSAVAAASRMDLSPSLVKLTDNLVGALPGTGLLISTLPAGVADDLADRIDEAAPDLSGLTVLDVIYHPWPSRLVEATRARGARIVPGWAMLLHQAVSQVRLFTNRTPNFDVMAEALHKALAE, encoded by the coding sequence ATGAAAGCCGGAATAGCGGGATACCCCGTTGACCACTCGCTATCTCCCCAGATCCATAATGCTGCTTACCGGGATCTCGGGGTCGATATCGAGTACGGTCGCTACCCGACCAAGCTTGAAGACCTCGACTCACTGATCAAGAAACTGGATTCCTCGTGGGCGGGCCTGTCGCTCACGATGCCGCTCAAGCAGGGCGTCATTGAGAAGCTGGACTTTGTCGACGGCCTGGCAAAGACCGTCGGTGCGGTCAACACCGTCTGCGTGCAACCGACCGGTGGCCAGATCGTCGGTTTTAACACGGATGTCTACGGCATTGCGCAGTCGGTTCGCGAGGCTGGCGACCTGTCCACTCCTTCGGCCATGATCCTCGGTGCGCGTGCGACTGCCTCTTCGGCACTCGCTGCCTGCGTCGAATTGGGCGCGAAGGAGCATCTGACGATCGCGGCACGGAACCATGGCGGTCCCGGTTCCGCGGTAGCCGCGGCCTCCCGCATGGATCTGAGCCCCTCGCTTGTGAAGCTCACGGACAACCTTGTCGGCGCACTGCCGGGTACCGGCCTCCTGATCTCGACCCTGCCCGCAGGCGTCGCGGATGACCTGGCGGACCGGATCGACGAGGCTGCTCCGGACCTGTCGGGCCTGACGGTCCTCGACGTGATCTACCATCCGTGGCCCTCGAGGCTCGTGGAAGCAACCCGGGCCAGGGGAGCGAGAATCGTTCCGGGATGGGCGATGCTACTGCACCAGGCCGTTTCCCAGGTCCGGCTCTTTACGAATAGGACCCCGAATTTCGATGTCATGGCGGAGGCGCTTCACAAGGCACTGGCCGAATGA
- the aroB gene encoding 3-dehydroquinate synthase — translation MSRPYAVFVGLPGSGKSTMARHIAEIIGIESADTDDLIVADQGKSIPEIFDDVGEPGFRAIEERVITDALTSFGGVLALGGGAITSAKVRTALRGHRVVLITGSQEILLERVTRNPSRRPLLLNSPDENLRRLRSEREPLYEKVSTLTVETDTRPPIHLAREIHAQLAQDATVIDVKDYAVHVGNHLDHRVAQAASAASSALVVHPEALTEKAERIVREIELRGVPAERHVVPSGEEQKHSSELIRAWDHLGQLKMARDGVVIGLGGGATTDLAGFIAATWLRGVELIQVPTSLLGMVDAAVGGKTGIDTPAGKNLVGAFYKPLTVIADLESLWTLPADELRAGLGEVIKCGWIEDPRILQLTKEPEKLLDPSSAELREAIISSISVKARIVTEDFKESGSREFLNYGHTLAHAIEKVENFTVRHGEAVAIGCVFAAALARECGMGDRVDEHIESFSAVGLPVTYEKGNRQALVDAMFSDKKIRAGRLRFVLLSAQGKPTIVEPTPEQIERSWEAVKA, via the coding sequence ATGAGCCGCCCATACGCCGTATTCGTCGGCCTTCCAGGGTCAGGAAAGTCGACGATGGCGAGGCATATTGCCGAAATCATTGGCATTGAATCCGCCGACACCGACGACCTCATCGTCGCGGACCAAGGGAAGTCAATTCCCGAGATCTTTGACGACGTGGGGGAGCCCGGCTTCCGCGCCATTGAAGAGCGCGTTATCACGGACGCACTCACCTCCTTCGGGGGCGTTCTCGCCCTGGGCGGCGGCGCCATCACGTCCGCCAAGGTGCGCACCGCGCTACGCGGACACCGGGTTGTTCTCATCACCGGCTCCCAGGAGATACTTCTCGAGCGAGTCACACGGAACCCGTCGCGCCGGCCCCTCCTTCTGAATTCGCCGGACGAGAATCTTCGGAGGCTTCGCTCCGAGCGCGAACCTCTGTACGAAAAGGTCTCGACCCTCACGGTGGAAACCGACACTCGGCCGCCCATTCATCTTGCTCGTGAAATCCACGCACAGCTGGCCCAGGACGCAACGGTTATCGACGTTAAGGATTACGCGGTTCACGTCGGAAACCATCTGGATCACCGGGTCGCCCAGGCAGCGTCCGCCGCTTCGTCGGCGCTTGTCGTGCACCCCGAGGCGCTCACCGAAAAGGCGGAGCGCATCGTTCGGGAGATTGAGTTGAGGGGCGTGCCTGCCGAACGGCACGTCGTTCCCTCAGGTGAGGAGCAAAAGCACTCTTCGGAGCTCATCCGTGCCTGGGATCATCTTGGCCAATTGAAAATGGCACGCGACGGTGTCGTGATTGGGCTCGGCGGCGGAGCAACTACCGACCTTGCTGGCTTTATTGCCGCCACCTGGTTGCGCGGAGTCGAGCTGATCCAGGTTCCCACCTCGCTGCTGGGCATGGTTGATGCGGCCGTGGGCGGCAAGACCGGAATCGATACCCCGGCGGGCAAGAATCTCGTTGGAGCCTTCTACAAGCCGCTCACCGTCATTGCCGACCTCGAGTCGCTGTGGACCCTGCCAGCGGATGAACTGCGCGCGGGGCTCGGCGAAGTCATCAAGTGCGGCTGGATCGAGGATCCCCGCATCCTCCAGCTCACCAAGGAGCCGGAGAAGCTCTTGGATCCCAGCAGTGCGGAGCTGCGCGAGGCGATTATTTCTTCGATCTCCGTCAAGGCACGGATCGTTACCGAGGATTTCAAGGAATCCGGTTCGCGCGAGTTCTTGAACTATGGCCACACCCTTGCTCACGCGATCGAGAAGGTCGAGAACTTTACGGTGCGTCACGGCGAAGCCGTCGCCATCGGATGCGTCTTCGCGGCCGCATTGGCTCGCGAATGCGGGATGGGGGACAGGGTCGATGAGCACATCGAGTCGTTTTCCGCGGTAGGACTTCCCGTCACCTATGAGAAGGGCAACCGGCAAGCGCTCGTGGATGCGATGTTCTCCGACAAGAAGATTCGTGCCGGCAGGCTACGCTTCGTCCTTCTTTCCGCGCAGGGGAAGCCCACCATTGTTGAACCAACGCCGGAGCAGATCGAACGCTCCTGGGAGGCAGTCAAAGCATGA
- the mltG gene encoding endolytic transglycosylase MltG encodes MGDIFDAFSEDTDEAQESSKAQPKRRKKRGRAAAVIVLVLAVLAGITYTVLPNVRDWISNNPVSEILGDEVEDYEEGEEGEPARVTIPVGSTGSDMATVLYDNDVVKSTEAFIEAFNADTGAGSIQPGTYELPTKIPGQRAVELLQDYENHRVDVTITIPEGFTAQQVHERIANLMDVPLDDVLAAADDSEAIGLPEEAEGNPEGWYKPGQYLVSPDAEVESVLREMISARVSQLNSLDIADEDRQELLIKASILEREVNTEQYYSQVARVIENRLVDTASVNGRLQMDSTVLYGVGKSGGIPTGEDLANDNPYNSYMYAGLPPTPIGNPGISAIEGVLNPADGDWLYFVTVDLHTGETLFAATLEEHNANKAQLDAWLEENPNYGREDVSEVGGETDGAEETEGTEGEE; translated from the coding sequence ATGGGGGACATATTTGATGCCTTTAGCGAGGACACTGACGAGGCCCAGGAGAGCTCGAAGGCTCAACCGAAACGCCGCAAGAAGCGCGGCCGTGCCGCAGCTGTCATCGTGCTCGTCTTGGCGGTCCTCGCCGGCATCACCTACACGGTCCTGCCGAACGTGCGGGACTGGATCTCCAACAATCCGGTCTCCGAAATTCTCGGTGACGAAGTTGAAGACTACGAAGAAGGCGAAGAGGGGGAGCCCGCCCGCGTCACAATCCCGGTTGGCTCGACCGGCTCCGACATGGCCACGGTGCTGTACGACAACGATGTCGTGAAGTCGACCGAGGCATTTATCGAAGCATTTAATGCCGACACGGGCGCCGGCTCTATCCAGCCGGGCACCTACGAGCTGCCCACGAAAATCCCCGGTCAGCGGGCCGTTGAACTCTTGCAGGACTACGAGAACCATCGCGTCGACGTGACGATCACAATCCCCGAGGGGTTCACCGCCCAGCAGGTGCACGAACGGATCGCGAACCTCATGGACGTTCCGCTCGACGATGTTCTGGCTGCGGCAGACGATTCCGAGGCCATTGGGCTTCCAGAAGAGGCCGAAGGCAACCCCGAGGGCTGGTACAAGCCCGGCCAGTACCTTGTGTCACCGGACGCCGAGGTTGAATCTGTTCTGCGTGAAATGATTTCGGCACGGGTGAGCCAGCTCAACTCGCTGGACATTGCGGATGAGGATCGTCAGGAGCTGCTCATCAAGGCTTCGATTCTCGAGCGCGAGGTCAACACGGAACAGTACTATTCGCAGGTAGCACGGGTCATCGAAAACCGGCTTGTCGACACAGCCTCCGTGAACGGCAGACTGCAGATGGACTCCACGGTCCTGTACGGCGTGGGCAAGTCCGGTGGCATCCCCACCGGGGAGGACCTTGCCAACGACAACCCCTACAACTCGTACATGTATGCGGGACTTCCACCCACCCCGATCGGCAATCCCGGCATCTCCGCCATCGAAGGTGTGCTTAACCCCGCGGACGGCGACTGGTTGTACTTCGTCACGGTCGACCTCCACACGGGCGAGACACTGTTCGCCGCGACCCTTGAGGAGCACAACGCAAATAAGGCGCAGCTCGATGCGTGGCTGGAAGAGAACCCTAACTACGGACGCGAGGACGTGTCCGAGGTCGGGGGCGAAACCGATGGCGCCGAGGAGACTGAAGGAACAGAAGGAGAAGAATGA
- the ruvX gene encoding Holliday junction resolvase RuvX: MRLAFDVGRARIGVASCDEQAILCTPVETIYRDKRGNEHLYDVDDLIDEYQPMEIIVGLPKNMDGTEGISARDARNFARQVSLRHRNIGVRLVDERLTTVSAHRTLHEAGRTERTHRSVVDQVSAILILELALDIEETTGHPPGEQVSRKGPHGGHI; the protein is encoded by the coding sequence GTGCGCCTGGCCTTTGACGTGGGCCGGGCGCGCATCGGCGTCGCTAGTTGCGATGAGCAGGCAATTCTCTGTACCCCGGTCGAAACGATCTATCGAGACAAGAGAGGTAACGAACACCTCTACGATGTGGATGATCTCATTGATGAGTATCAGCCCATGGAGATCATCGTTGGCCTGCCAAAGAACATGGACGGAACCGAGGGAATTTCTGCGCGCGACGCACGCAACTTTGCTCGCCAGGTTTCGTTACGACATCGTAACATTGGGGTACGTTTAGTAGATGAAAGGCTGACAACCGTCAGCGCACACCGCACGCTGCACGAGGCCGGGAGAACGGAACGAACCCATCGCTCCGTCGTCGACCAGGTCTCTGCCATCCTGATTCTCGAACTGGCGCTGGATATCGAAGAAACCACAGGCCACCCGCCGGGTGAACAGGTGAGCAGAAAGGGACCCCATGGGGGACATATTTGA
- a CDS encoding transcription antitermination protein NusB produces the protein MARHLETQRRRALDVVFEAEQKDILVPGLLRELLAERQEVSTAQVPIQAAGADLVNLVADHLYDLDGMIEDYSAWGLRRLASLDRCVLRLGLAEICFAGLQVAVAVKEYSAIVRELGDEKSIRFITAIFNRAGKEMKADAAEAVSAPEELTAADASALPEATSVSDSTLESSERSTDADVSERKPGSTEPSVSESTVSTSHDSSAGDGLGDAESNYSFVSSGDDANDELPVDQSIDEEK, from the coding sequence GTGGCACGACACCTCGAAACCCAGCGTAGGCGAGCTCTCGATGTCGTCTTCGAGGCCGAGCAGAAAGATATTCTTGTGCCCGGCCTGCTTCGAGAGCTTCTTGCCGAGCGCCAAGAAGTCTCCACGGCCCAGGTACCGATTCAGGCCGCTGGAGCAGATCTCGTCAACCTTGTTGCCGACCACCTGTACGACCTGGACGGCATGATCGAGGACTACTCTGCGTGGGGGCTTCGCCGCCTCGCGTCGCTGGACCGTTGCGTTCTCCGTCTCGGCCTTGCCGAGATCTGCTTCGCGGGCCTCCAGGTCGCCGTTGCCGTCAAAGAGTACTCCGCCATTGTTCGCGAACTCGGTGACGAGAAGTCGATCCGCTTCATCACGGCCATCTTTAACCGCGCCGGCAAAGAGATGAAGGCCGATGCCGCAGAAGCAGTATCAGCGCCTGAGGAACTGACGGCAGCCGATGCTTCGGCGCTTCCTGAGGCTACGTCAGTCTCCGATTCCACGCTGGAAAGCTCCGAGCGTTCGACAGACGCTGACGTGTCGGAGCGCAAGCCAGGCTCGACAGAGCCCTCGGTCTCCGAGTCCACAGTTTCCACCTCACACGATTCGTCCGCCGGTGACGGACTCGGCGATGCTGAGAGCAACTATTCGTTTGTATCCTCGGGAGATGATGCGAACGACGAACTTCCGGTCGATCAGTCGATCGACGAGGAGAAATAG
- the alaS gene encoding alanine--tRNA ligase — translation MRTAEIRTRWLDYFRKHDHHIADSVPLVSPDPSILFTIAGMVPFIPYIVGTEKAPWPRAASVQKCIRTNDIENVGRTTRHGTFFQMNGNFSFGDYFKEGAIDLAWGLLTSPVDEGGYGLDGDRLWVTLWEEDAESYNYLTKNIGVDPKHLVMLTREEIFWSTGQPGPAGPCAEIHYDRGPQYGPEAVGGNVDPGGDRYLEIWNLVFDQFLRGEGTGNDYPLLGELDQKAIDTGAGLERIAYLLQGKENMYEIDEIFPVISTTEEMTGKKYGADAEDDVKMRIIADHVRSSLMLIGDGVRPGNDGRGYVLRRLIRRAVRSMRLLGVDEVSLPTLLPVSKDSMAASYPELEKDFSRISDIAYAEEEAFRRTLASGTTIFEGAVKKLKDSGKKPILTGSDAFTLHDTYGFPIDLTLEMAEEAGVEVDADGFTQLMQEQKDRARADAQAKKTGHVDVHVYNELLGDAGKTQFLGYTETQTDGRVLGILVDGQPVPAAEAPADVEVILDQTPFWAEQGGQLADHGFISVGGGGYVDVQDVQSPIKGLIVHRGTLTEGSIALEDTVHAEIDVDRRGQIARAHTATHMVHKSLHEFLGDQATQAGSENSPSRLRFDFRHGQQVPTDVLSDIEGRVNARLQENLLVTDEQMSLDEAKKQGATALFGEKYGDVVRVVSIGGDWSKELCAGTHVPETGTIGLVSVLGEASIGSGVRRIDALVGQGAYAEGAKERALVSQISSILGARPNELPDRIDSLMSRLKAAEKELQSMKTAQLMAGADDIAKSATRHGQVLYAFKDLGDGVSGDDLRTLALDVRSKIAESEPAVVAIFGQSKGRPLVVVATNETARESGVKAGALVKVASGVLGGGGGGKDDVAQGGGQDATKISAASDAIASAL, via the coding sequence ATGCGTACTGCTGAGATTCGCACCCGTTGGCTTGACTACTTCCGCAAGCACGACCACCACATCGCCGATTCGGTGCCGCTCGTGTCGCCGGATCCGTCGATCCTGTTCACGATCGCCGGCATGGTCCCATTCATCCCCTACATCGTGGGAACCGAGAAGGCACCTTGGCCGCGTGCCGCCTCCGTGCAGAAGTGCATCCGCACCAACGATATCGAGAACGTGGGACGCACCACGCGCCACGGCACGTTCTTCCAGATGAACGGCAACTTCTCGTTCGGTGACTACTTCAAGGAAGGCGCCATCGATCTCGCATGGGGTCTGCTCACGTCGCCTGTCGACGAGGGCGGCTACGGTCTCGATGGTGACCGTCTGTGGGTGACCCTATGGGAAGAGGACGCCGAGTCCTATAACTATCTGACGAAGAACATTGGTGTTGATCCCAAGCACCTCGTGATGCTCACCCGCGAAGAGATCTTCTGGTCGACCGGCCAGCCCGGCCCCGCCGGTCCATGCGCCGAGATCCACTACGACCGTGGCCCCCAGTACGGCCCTGAAGCGGTCGGAGGCAACGTCGATCCGGGTGGCGACCGCTACCTGGAGATCTGGAACCTCGTCTTTGACCAGTTCTTGCGCGGCGAGGGAACCGGTAACGACTACCCGCTCCTCGGCGAGCTCGACCAGAAGGCCATTGATACTGGCGCCGGCCTCGAGCGCATCGCGTACCTTCTCCAGGGCAAGGAGAACATGTACGAGATCGACGAGATCTTCCCCGTCATCTCGACTACGGAAGAGATGACCGGCAAGAAGTATGGTGCCGATGCGGAAGACGACGTGAAGATGCGGATCATTGCCGACCACGTCCGTTCCTCACTCATGCTCATCGGCGACGGCGTCCGCCCCGGTAACGACGGTCGCGGCTACGTTCTGCGCCGCCTGATCCGCCGCGCAGTCCGCTCCATGCGACTTCTCGGCGTTGACGAGGTATCCCTGCCGACCCTCCTTCCTGTATCGAAGGATTCCATGGCGGCCTCGTATCCCGAGCTCGAGAAGGACTTCTCCCGGATCTCCGACATCGCTTACGCCGAGGAGGAAGCCTTCCGCAGGACCCTCGCTTCGGGCACGACGATCTTCGAAGGCGCCGTCAAGAAGCTCAAGGACTCCGGCAAAAAGCCGATCCTGACTGGATCTGATGCCTTCACCCTGCACGACACGTACGGTTTCCCGATCGACCTGACGTTGGAGATGGCGGAGGAAGCCGGTGTCGAGGTCGACGCCGACGGCTTTACTCAGCTCATGCAGGAGCAGAAGGACCGTGCCCGCGCTGACGCACAGGCGAAGAAGACCGGCCACGTCGACGTGCACGTCTACAACGAGCTGCTGGGCGACGCCGGCAAGACCCAGTTCCTCGGTTACACCGAAACCCAGACCGATGGTCGGGTTCTTGGCATTCTTGTCGACGGCCAGCCCGTACCTGCCGCTGAGGCGCCCGCCGATGTCGAGGTCATTTTGGACCAGACTCCGTTCTGGGCGGAGCAGGGCGGCCAGCTTGCCGACCACGGATTCATTTCTGTTGGCGGTGGCGGCTACGTGGACGTTCAGGATGTTCAGTCACCGATCAAGGGACTGATCGTTCACCGCGGTACCCTGACCGAAGGATCGATCGCTCTGGAGGACACCGTTCACGCAGAGATTGATGTGGACCGCAGGGGCCAGATCGCCCGCGCGCACACAGCCACTCACATGGTGCACAAGTCGCTCCACGAGTTCCTCGGTGACCAGGCTACGCAGGCCGGTTCCGAGAACTCTCCGTCGCGCCTACGCTTCGACTTCCGCCACGGCCAGCAGGTTCCCACTGACGTTCTGTCCGACATCGAGGGCCGTGTGAACGCTCGCCTCCAGGAGAACCTCCTTGTCACCGATGAACAGATGAGCCTGGACGAAGCCAAGAAGCAGGGCGCGACCGCGCTGTTTGGTGAGAAGTACGGCGACGTGGTTCGCGTCGTCTCGATCGGTGGCGACTGGTCGAAGGAGCTGTGCGCGGGAACCCACGTTCCCGAAACCGGCACCATCGGTCTCGTTTCCGTTCTTGGCGAGGCTTCGATCGGCTCCGGAGTGCGCCGCATCGACGCGCTTGTCGGCCAGGGAGCCTACGCCGAAGGCGCCAAGGAACGCGCGCTTGTCTCGCAGATCTCCTCGATTCTCGGTGCACGCCCGAACGAGCTGCCCGACCGCATCGACTCCCTCATGTCCCGCCTCAAGGCGGCAGAAAAGGAACTCCAGTCCATGAAGACGGCACAGCTCATGGCGGGTGCCGATGACATTGCGAAGTCCGCAACCCGCCACGGCCAGGTGCTCTACGCGTTCAAGGACCTCGGTGACGGCGTAAGCGGAGACGACCTGCGCACGCTCGCTCTCGACGTCCGCTCGAAGATCGCCGAGTCCGAGCCCGCCGTTGTTGCCATCTTCGGGCAATCGAAGGGGCGCCCGCTCGTTGTTGTCGCTACGAACGAGACCGCGCGCGAGAGCGGCGTGAAGGCCGGTGCCCTTGTCAAGGTTGCATCGGGTGTTCTTGGCGGCGGAGGCGGCGGCAAGGACGATGTTGCGCAGGGCGGTGGCCAGGATGCCACGAAGATCTCCGCGGCATCGGATGCGATAGCGAGCGCGCTCTGA
- a CDS encoding prepilin peptidase: MKWTRGVSVLWIAVACLVGAVAGLIVGWGHLFPATTVFSTLFFGVLGILFIIDAKTMYLPDPWLIIAGALALLHPITIMATSDLVAGGFILLLAAVGASIGYCAFAITRILSNNQLGLGDVKLAAVLGGWLLPISWTALGLALVFAVAIGAVWVLAAVATGKKTASYGPAMVLGAILATGLS; encoded by the coding sequence ATGAAGTGGACTCGGGGCGTCTCGGTCCTGTGGATCGCGGTCGCCTGCCTGGTCGGAGCCGTTGCCGGCCTGATTGTCGGATGGGGTCACCTGTTTCCGGCAACCACCGTGTTCTCCACACTCTTCTTTGGAGTGCTCGGAATCTTGTTCATCATCGATGCAAAGACGATGTACTTGCCCGATCCATGGCTGATCATCGCCGGGGCTCTCGCGCTACTCCACCCGATAACGATTATGGCGACCAGCGATCTTGTTGCCGGCGGATTTATCCTTCTTCTCGCGGCCGTTGGGGCAAGCATTGGCTATTGTGCCTTTGCGATCACGCGGATCCTCTCAAATAACCAGCTGGGCCTCGGAGACGTCAAACTAGCGGCGGTTCTCGGAGGCTGGTTGCTTCCCATCAGTTGGACGGCGCTGGGACTCGCCCTTGTGTTCGCCGTCGCAATCGGTGCGGTGTGGGTGCTTGCCGCCGTCGCGACAGGCAAGAAGACCGCCTCGTACGGTCCCGCCATGGTCCTAGGGGCGATACTGGCAACCGGGCTGTCCTGA